The genome window GAACGGGCGGGTGCTGGTGGTTACCAATGAGAATAAAGGCGGAGATATTATCGCAGGTCTTCTTTCTGCCATCGGATATACACCCGTCGTGGTTTTTAATGCCGCCAACGCCTTAGTGAGGTTAACGCGGGCTGCACAGGATGGTTCTGATTTTGAATTTATTCTCTGTAACTATACGCTGCCGGGTTATGATGGATTCTCTCTTCTAAAGCAGATTAAAGAAAATTACCCCAGGCATCCGGCTCTCTTTATCCTCATCGGCAGAAAAAAATTAGCGCCGCTGAAATCAAAAATAACCGCCGCAGGGATTATGCCCCTTGCCAAACCCTTCTGTATGCGTTCTCTTATGCAGATGCTTGAGGTACTTCATCCTGCCGAAAGGAAACAGCAGGTCAGAACAGTAGCGGAGAATATACGCCGGCTGAAGATCCTTATTGCTGATGATAACCGGATTAACAGAACTGTGCTTACAGGATTCCTGCAAAAACTCGGCCACGATGTAACCGAAACTTCGGACGGGCAGGAGGCTCTTTCAGCATATATGAGCGATACTTTTGATATGATTATGCTTGACTGCCAGATGCCGGTTCTGGACGGCTATCAGGTCAGCAGAAGAATAAGGGAGTCAGAGGGTGAGAGCGGAAAACGGATTCCGGTTATTGGTGTTACCGCAAACAGCGGGCATGATGAAAAAGAACGGTGTCTTGCTGCCGGAATGGATGACTTTTTAGTAAAACCCTTTGAAATTTCCGACCTGCGGAGAACTGTTGAACTGAATACCGTTCAAAGCCAGGTTGAGGAATACAGTGACAGCGGCTTCGAAATTAATAATCCACAGATTACTTCTCTCAGAGAGTCTCTTGATAATGAAACGGTTGATGAACTCCTGGAACTTTTCCTGAATGATTTCCAGAACTACCTCGGTTCACTTTCGGTACGGATAGAAGCAGGAAACTTTAACGGACTTTCAGCCGAATCCCACACCATTAAATCCGGCTGCGCAAACATCGGCGCTGAAAAGCTGCGGAAACTGGTTGATAAACTTGAGCAGGAAAGTGATAAATCATCAAGATCCGAGATCCGCGCGCTGTTTAACAAACTTGCTGATGAATATATCTACGTCAAGCAGAAGATTAAGAATTATATAACCCTTAACGGGTGAGAGATAAGCAGTTTATTTCTGCTTTTTTTCTTCTTCCTTAAATACTGAATCACTCAGATCGCTGTTAACCTTATAATCTTTATAGGTCACTTTTACACTTCCTTTGGTCAGTTTGTTCTTCTTATCTTTTTTCTTCTCCCCGTCTTTCGGAGCATCACCGGTAAATCCGCGCGGAATGTTCAGACTTGATACGTCAAAATTAAACTCCATGGAAGAGGGAAGAGGAAATTTCTTAAGAAATGCTTCATCATAGGTGAACCTGATCGCAAATGTTCCGGAATTCTTGGTCGTTGATTCAATCTTTCTGATGATTGACTGCTCGGTATCAACCCATACCGTGGAGAGAATCACGTTTGAAGAATCTCCAAGGGGAATAACCTTCAGCCGGGCAAGTTTAATGCCGTCAACAGTTTCTTCCTTTTCATATATGGATGTGTAATTATCCTTCAGAAGGGATGCCGGGGATATGTTAAACCCTTCTCTCGGGAGGAGGGCAAAGCCGTCTGACTTAATCTTCATCTTGTTAGGCTGTTTGAAATAAAGTTTTCCGGTCACTTTAGGGGTTTTAAGAAACTCAATATCAATATCAACCGTAATGTCAGCGGAATAATCCTTGACAGTGTTATATCGGTCCTTTACTTTTTCCAGAATCTTTTGTGCATCCTGTGATTGAAGCGGGAGAATTGAAAAGAGTAAAACAAAAAGTAACAGGGTTGTTTTAAAAGTACGCATCAGCTTTGTATATCCTTCTTTTTGAAGATATAAAGGGTGATAAGGAAAAATGCGGCAATATGCCCGAGCATTACTGAAATTGCTGTGCCAAGTTCCGAATAGTCAACCGGCTCGGTGAAGAATATCCGCCATTTGTGCAGATATGCCGTAAACAGATAAGGCCGGATGAAAGCAAAGAACTCAAGATTAATGCTCTGTAAAATGAGAAACACAATAATGATCGCAAGTGTAGCTACAATCGGCCCGATTGCATTCTCAACCAGCGAAGAGAACATGAAGCCGAGTGCGGTCACCACACTCATACTCAGGGCGGCATAACCATAGGCAAGCATAAAGCGCCAGACAATATCATCCTTTGCAAAAATGGTTATGGTTTCACTTATCACAATCAGTTCTCCCGTTCCGAAGATAATGATGCTCAGGCCGAGACTTATAAGCGCAAGCCACAAGAGAATGATATTTGTGTAAATGATTCCTGCCAGAAATTTAGATACAATTACTTTAGTACGTGAGACAGGTCTTGTGAGCAGCATTCTGTAAGTACCTGCTGTGGCCTCACCCGCGAGCAAATCACCGGCAACCAGAGTAATAAGAAACGGAATCTGTAACAGGAGTGCATTCAGGACAAGATTTCCGATGAGATATCCGTTAAGGAAATTCCCCACGAACACGAAATTCTGCTGAAGGTTCTGTGTCAGGAAATCCAGATACTGCTGCCCGCGAAGCATCAGATCTATCTGAATAACAGGCACCAGCACACCTATGGCAATGAACCCTATATATGAGCGCCACTTGCTGAAAATTTTAAATAGTTCGATACGGAGCAGTGTCATCATTTTGCTGATACCTCCGTAAGTTTTAAGAAATACTCCTCAAGGGATTTCCTCGGACTGATTTCAGAAACCGCCAGACCGTTTTCAATAAATGCTTTGTTAATCGGGGCTATATCCTCCTTGCTGCTTCTGAGCAGGATTTTATCGATTGTTATCGAATCAATCGGTACTGAGGGAAACTTATCCCGTAAAATATTTTCTGCTTTCACTACATCATCCACTTCAAAAACAACATTAAGATGAGTGGCGTCAAGAAGATCCTGAACCGCTCCTTCAATCACGGTAGTCCCTTTATTCAGGATAACCATACGGTTGGCAACTAATTCCACTTCATAAAGAATATGCGATGAAAGGAAAATGGTTTTCTTTTTATCACGGCTGAGGTGGATGATTAAATCACGGATTTCTTTCATCCCCTGAGGGTCAAGCCCTGTAGTGGGTTCATCAAGGATAATCAGGTCAGGATCATGCAGGAGTGCCTGAGCGATGCCGAGCCTCTGCTTCATTCCGTGTGAATAGGTTTTTACTTTGCTTTTGTATCTTTTTTCCAGCCCGACCAGTTCCAGGATTTCCATGATTCTCTTTTTAGATGTATCACAGCCGGATATACTGCCGAGTATTTCAAGGTTACGGTAAGCTGAGAGATAGCCGTAAAAATCCGGCTTCTCAACAATGGCTCCGATTCTTCTGAGAATCTCGTTCCGGTGTGTTTCGAGCGGAAGACCAAACAGCTTTATTGTTCCGCGGGTTGGTCTGATGAGGGAAAGAAGCATCCGGATTGTTGTGCTTTTACCGGCTCCGTTAGGGCCGAGGAATCCGAATACATCCCCCTTATATACATTTAAGGTGAGGTTATTCACCGCGGTCAGCTCTTTAAATTCTTTGCTGAGCCCGCTTACTTCAATTATTTTTTCGTTATCCAAGTTCTGATTTTGCCTTTACTGCTTATCTAAACCTTCCGGATAACTGATTAGTTCAGTTTTATCCGGGGAAATCTACCGTGAATCCAATGCCTAACCGGCTGACCCGCTGAGCATAATATTCACTAAAAACATCGTTTCCGGTAAAATAGGAGAGGTAAAAGAGGACTCCTTTTTCGCTCCATCTGCCAAACTTAACCCCCGCCTGCGCCTGGGTTGAAAGAGTGTATTTTGGCAATCCGGTAATATTGGTATTCAAAATCAGAAAAAAATTAACCGGCTGGTTCATGAATGTGCCAAACAGTTCCGGATGATGATATTCGGCTCCTGCGATAAATGAAGCTCTTTTCAGTTCATCAGGTCTCCTGAGCACAGAATAGCTTCCGCCGCCGTAATAGCGCACCTGAGCCGGGGAATAATCTATAACAGGGGCATAAATAACTTCTGCAAAATCGCGGGTGTAGGGAATCGGGAGCCGGTTTTCCTTCCACCAGAGCGTGCTCATATCAAAAGCGCCATCCACAAGGTGCGCGCTGTTATGAATGTACCGGAAGCGCCAGTAGTCGGTGTTTTTGCCGCGAGGTATCCGGTAAGTCACATTTCCTCCGAAAAAGCCGTCAATTGCATCAATCTGAAGCCTGTATCCCTTATAGCTGGTTGAGTAGGCATAAGCCATGAATTCCGCCCCGGCTGAAATAAAGCCCTCTCCTCCAAAAGGCTTGTGATAACCCAGAATGTCAATCGAGTTTCCCATATCCACTTTGAGATTAGAGGTGGCAAAGTAATAAAGCACCCCCATCTTTGCTTCCTGAGCGTTTCCTCTGAGCGGAAGAAAATTCAGTCCTTCGGGGAGCAGCACCCAGCCTTTTTCAGGAGTCTGGGCCTCTGTCCGGAAGAATGAGAGAGCCAGGAGTAATAGTAGTACACTTTTTAACGGAACCGGGGGGAGTAATGTCATATAGCGGCGGAAAATCCTGTCCTGATTTCTGGTTATATTTAAAATTTGGAATTCGAAAATTACGGAATTACGCTTGAACGGTGAAAAAATACTGGTAACTGCCGCTCTTCCTTATGCCAACGGAAAAATACACCTTGGGCATCTGGGGGGGGCATACCTTCCTGCTGATATATTTGTACGCTACAAACGCCTTACAGGGGCAGATGTCCTTTTTATCTGCGGCTCTGATGAACATGGCGTGCCCATCACTATTACAGCCGATAAAGAAGGCGTTAAGCCGAAAGTTATTATTGACCGTTTTCATTACGCCAACAAAGAAGCATTTGAAAAATTCGGGATGGATTTTGATATCTACTCCCGCACCAGCATCGAAAAACATCATCAGGTCGCAAAAGAGTTTTTTCTGGAGTATCATAAAAACGGACTTCTGAGTGAACGCAAAACCCAGCAGTTCTATGATGAAAAAGCCGGGATGTTCCTTCCTGACCGCTATGTTGAAGGAGTCTGCCCCAACTGCGGCTACGAAAGTGCCAGAAGCGATGAATGTGAAAATTGCGGCGCTTTGTATGACCCCAATACTCTGATTAATCCTGTTTCAAAGATAACCGGTGAACGTCCGGTGCTGAAGGAAACATCTCACTGGTATTTCCCTCTGGAAAAGTTTCAGGAGCGGCTGGAGTCATATATAAAAGAATCAGACGAAAAATACGGCTGGAAAGAAAATGTTCTCCAATATTGCCGGGGATGGCTCAAAGGCGGACTGAGGGAAAGAGCATATACACGCGATCTGGACTGGGGTGTGGCAGTTCCCCTTGAAAACTCCCAGGGCAAAGTGCTTTACGTTTGGTTTGAAGCCGTGCTGGGTTATATCTCTGCCACCATGCAGCTATCAGAAGACCGAGGCACTCCTGATCTCTGGAAAGAATACTGGCAGAATCCGGACACCAAATACACTGCCTTTATAGGAAAGGATAATGTAGTCTTTCACACCATCATCTTCCCCGCGATGCTGATGGCATGGAATGATGTCCACTCGGATAAATATATACTGCCGGCGAACGTTCCAGCGAACGAGTTCTTGAATTACGAATCAAAAAAGTTTTCAAAGAGCCGCGGATGGGGAGTTGAACTTGAAGAATTCCTCGCTGATTTCAGCGCCGACTCACTTCGCTATGCGCTTGCCCTTTCGCTGCCTGAAGCACGTGATACTGATTTCCTCTGGAAGGATTTCCAGGCACGGCATAATAACGAACTTTCTGATATACTCGGGAATCTGGTTAACAGAACCCTCACCTTCATTCATAAAAACTTTGAAGGTAAACTTCCCGCGCCGGGTGAACTGAATGATCGTGACAGGGAAATCCTTGCCGTTGCCGCCGGTTACCCTCAGAAGATTTCTGACCTTATAGAGCGTTACCGGCTAAAAGATGCAGCGCTTGAGATGATGAATCTGGCCCGGATTACGAATAAATATTTCAATGATTCGGAACCCTGGAAAACGGTAAAGTCTGATAGAACCGCCTGCGGTACAACGCTCTTTGTCAGTTCAAAACTTATTCTCACCATAGCCGAGATTTTCAGTCCTGTTATACCGGAAATTGCCAAACGGATTTTTGAATTCTATAGCGCAAAACCGGTCGTCTGGTCTGCCTGCGGAGATTTCCCCCTTGAGCCAGGTCTTGAACTGAAAACCCCGGAAATTTTATTTAAGAAGATTGAGGACTCCCAGTTGGATAAATATCTCAGCCAGCTAACTCCAAAAGATGAAACACCGGCACTGCCGGAAGATCCTGAAATCACCATTGATGATTTCAGCAAGGTTAAACTGAGAACCGCAAAAGTGCTTGAGGCGGAAAATGTGCCCAAGAGTGAAAAACTTCTTAAACTGCAGGTAGAGGTGGGGGGAGTTAAACGACAGATTGTTTCCGGGATTGCAAAATATTACAAACCGGAAGAACTCATTGGTAAAAGCGTGGTGATTGTTGCTAATCTGAAGCCGGCCAAACTGATGGGACTTGAATCACGGGGGATGATTCTTGCTGTTGAAAATGAGGAGGGAAAACTCGATGTTGTGGAGACAGCTAAAAATATTAAATCAGGTACCATCGTAAAATAAAGGATCCGGAAATGAAGAACAGATTTTGGATTGTTCTTTCAGTCATACTGCTCACCTCTGCACTTGCCGCGCAGCAGGGAAGCGAAAAACTAACCCCCGGCATGAAAGCCCGTATTGCTGATAACAGCCCCGGCACAAGCCATCTTGTCTGGATTTATTTTACTGATAAAGGAGATATATCCGTCTTTAAGCAGGGGGACTATACTCCTGTTTCCCCGAAATCTCTTGAACGGAGAAAAAAAGTAACCGCGCCAGGCACGCTTCCTTATGATGAAAGCGATCTGCCGGTGAATTCACTCTATATAAGCCGTCTTGAGCAGAGCGGAATTCAGATTAAGCATATCAGCCGCTGGTTTAACGCGGTATCCGCTTATGCCACTGCCGCTCAGCTTCAGTATATACAATCGCTTCCGTTTGTGAAACTTGCGGATCCTGTAGCTCTTCTGAAAAAACCAGCACGCATCCAGGAAGATGAACCCGTTTCATTATTGAAACAGCCGGATGGAGTGTATGTGTTCAATTACGGCAATTCATTCGCTCAGCTGAACCAGATAAAAGTTCCGGAAGTGCACAACCTCGGCATCACCGGCCAGGGTGTTACCATCGCGGTTATGGATGCCGGTTTTAACCGTCTGTCGCACGAATCATTTAATACGATGAATATCATTGCCAAATGGGACTTCGTAAACAATGACCCCGGCGTCGGGGACTCAACGGATATGGGCTACGGCGGACACGGCACACAGACGCTCTCAACCATCGGCGGATTTAAGGAGGGACAGCTGATCGGTCCGGCATTCTCATCAGCATATATACTGGCGAAAACTGAAAACACCGACTCCGAAACTCCTATAGAGGAAGATAACTGGATAGCCGCTGCCGAATGGGCTGACAGTATCGGTGCGGACGTCTTCTCCACGTCGCTTGGGTATATCGGTTTTGATGCACCTTACCCTTCATACACCTGGCAGAGTATGGACGGCAACACAGCGCGCATTACCATAGGTGCAGATCTTGCAGTTAAAAAAGGAATTGTAGTGCTGAACAGTGCCGGCAATGAAGGATTTCATTCAACACAGAATACACTTGGTGCTCCTTCAGACGGAGACAGTGTTATAGCAGTCGGAGCAGTCGGAAGCACAGGCAACCGCTCCTCTTTCAGCAGTGTTGGCAACACCGTTGACGGACGCACCAAACCGGATATCATGGCCAGAGGAAGTTCGGTAACCGTGGCTTCTACATCTTCAAATACCGGATATACAACTTCAAGCGGCACATCGTTTAGCTGCCCTCTGGCAGCAGGTGTTGCTGCGCTGGTGCTCTCAGCGAACCCTACGCTCACCCCGATGCAGGTACGTGATGCTCTCAGAAATACTGCATCCAACGCTGCTGCGCCTAACCGTGAAATGGGTTGGGGTATAGTGAATGCTCTCTCCGCAATATCCTATTTTGTTACTCCGGTTGAAGGCTGGAGCATGCGAGCTTCATATATATCAGGCCGGCTGAACCTGGAATGGCAGACCACATCAGAAAGTAATAACTATGGTTTTGAACCGGAGTATTCGTTTGACCGTCTGAACTGGCAGTCCGCAGGATTTGTTGAGGGTGCCGGAACGACCATGCAGGCGAGAGTTTATAATTTTTCCATTCTGCTGAACACCACAGCATCAAAAATCTTTGTAAGAATAAAGCAGATTGATCTTGGCGGCTCATTCCGCTATATGAACGAAATAGAGATTGATAATATCCTTCCGGCTGAGTTTGCTCTGCTCCAGAATTATCCGAATCCGTTTAATCCCTCAACCCGGATGAAGGCGGATATTCCAGAGGCGGGAAACCTGAATATTGAGATCTATACCGTGACAGGTGAACGTGCAATGGTTCTCTTTAACGGAGCAGTTGCCCCGGGACAGTTCTCAGCTGACTTTACCCCTGCCGACCTTCCCGCAGGCATCTATCTCGCAAGAGCGGTATTTCAGGGAGTCTCAGGCCAAAAGGTAAGTCAGACAACAAAAATGACGTACTTAAAATAGACAGCTTTCGCTACAAAATTGAGGGAGGAGAATTTTCAAAAATTCTCCTCCCTTTTTTTATTTGTTGCGTCCTGCTGGGTCAAAATCTGAGATCCTGTTCTTAGAAGCCATTTTGTGACGATCCAGGACTTCCCCTGCGATTTTTTCATCATCTGGTGTCAGCCCCGGGGGGAGTAATAATGGATGCCCTTTTAAATCCTCCTCCTGGGGATGAATCCGGATCCAAAATCCTTGTTTTTAAGCCAAAATCGCAGACTTTTACAATATTTTGTCCCCTCAGATTCATAATTCATACTTTATAATTCATAATTCTTTTGCATTGTTTTAATACCCCTTTTTGAGGCATATTTGAGTTTGTACTTTTTTAAGATTCACACATTTTGGAGAACCATACGATGCCCAAGTTAAAAAGATTCATTTTCCTCGTTTTGTCAGGAATCATCCTTTACGGCTGCTCCCCTGAACACTCGAAGATTGTCGTAGCGACATACGGTGATTCTCAGATAACCATGGCTGAATTCGAAAAAGCGTACGCCAAAAATTCCGGCGGTACCGATAAGGCAAAGGATGATTCCCTTGCCGCTTACAAAAACTTCCTCGATCTCTACGTTAACTTCAGCATGAAGCTGAAGGATGCCGGAAGAAGAGGGTATGATGCTGATAAGGAAATGCAGGCCGAACTGCTCGACTATAAAAAGAAAGTCGGCGTTACGTATATTCAGGAGAAGCTCCTGATTGAACCGAAACTGCTCGAGCTCTATAATATGAGAAAAACCGAGTATAAAGTCAGTCACATTATGATCCGTCCTGACAGCACCGGTGATGAAGCAGCCCGCAAAAAAGCTGAAGAAGTGATAGCAAAATACCGCGCAGGTCAGTCCTTTGAGACTCTTGCTGAAGAATATTCTGACGACACATATTCCAAAAAACAGGGAGGAGATATATATTATATCACCGCCGGAACCATCATCCCGGAGTTTGAAGATCCTGTGTATGAAACAAAAGTCGGCGAGATTTATCCCTCAGCAGTGAAAACCAAATATGGTTATCATATAATTAAAGTTACCGAGATTCGTGAGAGAATTCCGCAGGTTAAAGCAAGCCACATTATGGTTGATTTTTTTGATGCTGACGGCAATGCAGATTCAGCTGCAGCAAAAGCCAAAATTGACAGTATCTATCAGCTCGTGTTAAACGGTGCTGATTTTGCTGAACTGGCACGCCAGCACTCTGAAGATCAGGGAACTGCCCGCAACGGCGGTGATCTCGGATTCTTTGAAAGAAGAATGATGGTTAAAGAGTTTGATGAAACTGCTTTTAACCTTCTCCCGGGCCAGGTTTCAAATGTTGTTAAAACCGGTTACGGATACCACATTATTACGGTAACTGAACGCAAACCTTACCCCACATTTGAAGAGGATAAGGAAAATCTGAAACGCATTTACAAGAATACACGCTATGAGCGTGACTACAGCAAACTGATTGCTGACCTGAAAGTGAAATATAACTATACGGTTAATGAAGCGGTAGTCGACGAAGTTGCCAAAAAAGCAGACAGCACCCGCGTTAATGATGAATTCCGCAATGCTGACTGGCCGGAACTGAAAGCCAAGCCGATTCTCAGCTTCGGTACCATTCAGGTTTCTGTAAATGAATTCATGGAAACTCTTATGCCGCTGCCTGAGTTTGCCAACCGCCTGATCAACCGCCTTCTGATAGAAGAAGGGCTCAGAAAATTCAGCGGTGACCGTGTTATTGAAATTGATGCTCTTAATCTTGAGCAGACCAACAGTGATTTTGCCGATCTGATGGCTGACTATAAAAATGGTATATATATCTTTAAACTGCAGGATCAGGAAGTCTGGAGCAAGATCGAACTTGACAGCACCCGCCTTTATGCATTCTGGGAGAAATCACGCGATAAATACCGTTTTGAAAACCGTGTTGAGTTCGCTGAAATCTTTTCAAAGTCTGACTCGGTTATCAGCGTTTATCATCAGATGCTGAAGAACGGCGAGAACTTTGACTCGCTGGCGGCTAAGTTTACCGAACGCCCCGGTTTTAAGGAGAAAGCTGGCAGATTCCAGCTGCTGAACGTGAACTCATCACAGCAGTCAACTGAAGCCTGGAAGCTTTCTAATGAGGGCGAATTCAGTGCACCATTCCAGGTTACTGGCGGCTACTCGATTGTTAAGCTGATCAGAAAAGATCCTGCACGTGAAAAAACCTTTGAAGAAGCCCGTGCCGAAGTAAGCGGCGCTTTCCAGGAAGAAGAAAGCAAGCGTCTTGAGAGAAGTTATATTGAATCTCTTGAAAAAGATTTTAAACCGGTTAAACACTACGAAAAACTTGAATCTGCATTCAAAGGCAGTACTAACTAAGATAGCGGTTGCTTCTCTCCTTCTTTTCTCCCTTACCGGATGCGAAAAGAAAGAAGATGAAACCGGATATATCGCCCGGGTAAATGATTCGCGGCTGACAGAGTCTGAGCTGTCAGCCGTCATTGATACCTCCTCGGCAGGCAGGGCCGGCCGTGATGAATATATACGCTCATGGGTGGATGAGGAACTCCTGTTCCAGAAAGCGGAAAAAGCGGGTATAACAGGCGAGAAGGAATTTTCGCTGAAACTGAACAGGGCAAAGCGTCAGATGGCAGTGGCTATGTATCTGGAGAGTTACTTTGAGGATGCTTACCGGGAACCTTCGGAAGAAGAGCTCACGCTTTTTTACAGTTCGATGAAGGAAGCATTCCGGCTGAATAGCAGTGCCTATCTGTTTAACCGGGCAACCCTCAGTAATGAGGATGGGGCAGTGATGTTCAGGGAACGGCTGTTTAATGATTCCTGGGACCGCGTGGTAAAAACGTTCCCGAAACCTGCGTCAATTCTCTCTTCCCAGGTTGATGTTTTTGAGTATGATTTTGAAACATCGGACTTTCAGACCCAGAAATTTCTGGAAAATTTTTCTCCCGGTGAAATCAGCATGATTTTTTCAGCCCGTCCGGGGGAGTATACCATCCTTCAGCTAAAGGAAAAGTACCGGAGGAACGATGTGCCGCCGCTGAGCGTCATATCATCATTAGTTATAGAAATGTATAAAGATGCACAAAGAAAAATCCTTCTTAAAAAACTGATGGATGAACTTTACGCATCAGGTGATATTGAAATAAAATAAATTATCTATGAAAAAGTTACTGATTCTTCTCTTCCTCTCACTTGCAGCAAGTCTGCCGGCTCAGGATGTTATTGATAAAATTGTCGCTATTGTTGATAATGAAGTTATCCTCAAAAGCGAACTGGATTTCCAGGTTAATATGGTCGCAAATCAGCGCAAACTTGATCCCTCGAATCCAAATCTCCGTACACAGGTCCTGAATGCAATGATTGAGGAAAAGCTGTTGTATGCTCAGGCACTGCTTGATTCCATTGTGGTAAGCGAAGAAGAGGTTCGCCGCCAGATTGATTACCAGATTGAAACCATCATCTCGCAGGTTGGTTCAAAGGAAAAAGTTGAGCAGATGTATGGCATGACCATGGAAAAGATTCGCCGCGAAATCAGAGATAATGTCCGCAAGGAAATTCTGGTTAACCGGATGCAGGAAAAGAAGTTCGGCATGATCGAATCTTCCAGAAGAGAAGTTGAGGAGTTTTTTACAAAGTTCAAAGATAGTCTCGGGGTAATTCCGGAGAAGGTAAAACTCTCTCATATATTCCGCAATCCCCAGACCTCAGCCACTCTTAAACAGAAATACTTTGATCTGGCAAAAGCAATACTTGATTCCATCAAAGCCGGAGCGGATTTCTCCGAAATGGCGAAGAAATATTCTGAAGACCCCGGCAGTGCAGCAGCAGGCGGAGACCTTGGCTACGTAAAGCGCGGTGTGTTCTATCCTGAATTTGAATCAGCAGCTTTTGCACTTGAAGTAAACGAACTTTCTGATATTGTAGAATCACCAGTCGGATATCACATCATACAGCTTATGGACCGCCGCGGTGAATCTATAAGCACGCGCCACATCCTGATTAAGATTAAAGCGGACAGCGAGGCTGATCTTGATGCTATTGATTTTTTAACCTCTGTACGTGACAGTGTTCTCAAGGGACATGGTAAATTTTCCGATTTTGCCCGTAAGTATTCTGATGATCCTGAAACAAAAGATTTCGGCGGTGCATTAGGCACATTCTATATGGAGCAGCTTGATAAAAATCTTCTTGACATAGTAACCAAAACAAAAGAAGGTGACATCAGTTACCCGAAACGTATTAATGTCAGCCAGATTAACTACGGTTACCATATCGTCTGGATTGAGCAGAGGATTCCCCAGCATAAGCCCGATCTTGATATTGACTTCACCGATCTTAAAAAACTTTCTGATGAATATAAAAAGCAGCGTTTGTATGCTGAATTTGTGTCTGAACTGAAATCAAAAATCTTCTGGGAAATTAAAATCTGATGAACAGTAACCGCGGTGAGAGTATGCAGGATGATGTGAAACAGGCAGAGCGGCTTGCTGAGGCAGTCGCGTCCATAAAAAAAGAAATCGGAAAGGTTATCATAGGGCAGGAAGCGGTTATTGACCAGCTTCTTATCTCCATGCTCTGCAAAGGACATTGCCTGCTTGTAGGTGTTCCGGGACTGGCTAAA of Ignavibacteriales bacterium contains these proteins:
- a CDS encoding ABC transporter permease subunit, which encodes MMTLLRIELFKIFSKWRSYIGFIAIGVLVPVIQIDLMLRGQQYLDFLTQNLQQNFVFVGNFLNGYLIGNLVLNALLLQIPFLITLVAGDLLAGEATAGTYRMLLTRPVSRTKVIVSKFLAGIIYTNIILLWLALISLGLSIIIFGTGELIVISETITIFAKDDIVWRFMLAYGYAALSMSVVTALGFMFSSLVENAIGPIVATLAIIIVFLILQSINLEFFAFIRPYLFTAYLHKWRIFFTEPVDYSELGTAISVMLGHIAAFFLITLYIFKKKDIQS
- a CDS encoding ABC transporter ATP-binding protein; the protein is MDNEKIIEVSGLSKEFKELTAVNNLTLNVYKGDVFGFLGPNGAGKSTTIRMLLSLIRPTRGTIKLFGLPLETHRNEILRRIGAIVEKPDFYGYLSAYRNLEILGSISGCDTSKKRIMEILELVGLEKRYKSKVKTYSHGMKQRLGIAQALLHDPDLIILDEPTTGLDPQGMKEIRDLIIHLSRDKKKTIFLSSHILYEVELVANRMVILNKGTTVIEGAVQDLLDATHLNVVFEVDDVVKAENILRDKFPSVPIDSITIDKILLRSSKEDIAPINKAFIENGLAVSEISPRKSLEEYFLKLTEVSAK
- a CDS encoding DUF1207 domain-containing protein, with the translated sequence MTLLPPVPLKSVLLLLLALSFFRTEAQTPEKGWVLLPEGLNFLPLRGNAQEAKMGVLYYFATSNLKVDMGNSIDILGYHKPFGGEGFISAGAEFMAYAYSTSYKGYRLQIDAIDGFFGGNVTYRIPRGKNTDYWRFRYIHNSAHLVDGAFDMSTLWWKENRLPIPYTRDFAEVIYAPVIDYSPAQVRYYGGGSYSVLRRPDELKRASFIAGAEYHHPELFGTFMNQPVNFFLILNTNITGLPKYTLSTQAQAGVKFGRWSEKGVLFYLSYFTGNDVFSEYYAQRVSRLGIGFTVDFPG
- the metG gene encoding methionine--tRNA ligase — encoded protein: MNGEKILVTAALPYANGKIHLGHLGGAYLPADIFVRYKRLTGADVLFICGSDEHGVPITITADKEGVKPKVIIDRFHYANKEAFEKFGMDFDIYSRTSIEKHHQVAKEFFLEYHKNGLLSERKTQQFYDEKAGMFLPDRYVEGVCPNCGYESARSDECENCGALYDPNTLINPVSKITGERPVLKETSHWYFPLEKFQERLESYIKESDEKYGWKENVLQYCRGWLKGGLRERAYTRDLDWGVAVPLENSQGKVLYVWFEAVLGYISATMQLSEDRGTPDLWKEYWQNPDTKYTAFIGKDNVVFHTIIFPAMLMAWNDVHSDKYILPANVPANEFLNYESKKFSKSRGWGVELEEFLADFSADSLRYALALSLPEARDTDFLWKDFQARHNNELSDILGNLVNRTLTFIHKNFEGKLPAPGELNDRDREILAVAAGYPQKISDLIERYRLKDAALEMMNLARITNKYFNDSEPWKTVKSDRTACGTTLFVSSKLILTIAEIFSPVIPEIAKRIFEFYSAKPVVWSACGDFPLEPGLELKTPEILFKKIEDSQLDKYLSQLTPKDETPALPEDPEITIDDFSKVKLRTAKVLEAENVPKSEKLLKLQVEVGGVKRQIVSGIAKYYKPEELIGKSVVIVANLKPAKLMGLESRGMILAVENEEGKLDVVETAKNIKSGTIVK
- a CDS encoding S8 family serine peptidase — its product is MKNRFWIVLSVILLTSALAAQQGSEKLTPGMKARIADNSPGTSHLVWIYFTDKGDISVFKQGDYTPVSPKSLERRKKVTAPGTLPYDESDLPVNSLYISRLEQSGIQIKHISRWFNAVSAYATAAQLQYIQSLPFVKLADPVALLKKPARIQEDEPVSLLKQPDGVYVFNYGNSFAQLNQIKVPEVHNLGITGQGVTIAVMDAGFNRLSHESFNTMNIIAKWDFVNNDPGVGDSTDMGYGGHGTQTLSTIGGFKEGQLIGPAFSSAYILAKTENTDSETPIEEDNWIAAAEWADSIGADVFSTSLGYIGFDAPYPSYTWQSMDGNTARITIGADLAVKKGIVVLNSAGNEGFHSTQNTLGAPSDGDSVIAVGAVGSTGNRSSFSSVGNTVDGRTKPDIMARGSSVTVASTSSNTGYTTSSGTSFSCPLAAGVAALVLSANPTLTPMQVRDALRNTASNAAAPNREMGWGIVNALSAISYFVTPVEGWSMRASYISGRLNLEWQTTSESNNYGFEPEYSFDRLNWQSAGFVEGAGTTMQARVYNFSILLNTTASKIFVRIKQIDLGGSFRYMNEIEIDNILPAEFALLQNYPNPFNPSTRMKADIPEAGNLNIEIYTVTGERAMVLFNGAVAPGQFSADFTPADLPAGIYLARAVFQGVSGQKVSQTTKMTYLK